AGGTGTTCTTTGCTTGCAATAAAAATGAGGATCTTGCAGCCAACTATCTATTGGATCACCAAAATGAGTTTGATGATTAGTCAAAATTCTAGTTCATCTTTAACTGGTATTTCTGTGTCAATTATTTGTGTTCTGAACTATTTGGAGAAGTgatattttatactttttattGTCTTGGGAACTATAGTATCTGTAAATTTTTCAACACCATTGACTAGAGATTAGAATCGTGTTGAGGATAGACCAtagatttatttatatattatttcttcTCCAATTGTATATTTTTGTGCGTGGTATTCCCttagtatttttcttttggtgaAAATAACATAGAAAATCTATCCAAAAAAGAAACACAGAAAATGGTTATGCCATCctatttatatttcatttttttcatgaaaaattagctttctctaaaaaaattatttgcattTTTGTAAAGAATTAAATTAGacaaacattttaaaatacaCTGAGAAATTTTTAGTAGCTATATACTTctaattatttttagaaaactatttttataattttgaaaatagtaAGCCTTACAAGGTGAACCTAAAAATAGTTTTGAAAATCGCGAGGATTCCATGAAAGACTATAAGCCTATTTTTAATAGCGCAGTCGAATCAATGTTTAATAAGCGTCGATCGAGGATTCCACCTTATAATATTTTTGTCAATGGTGATTTTGAAAATAAGCTTTTAGGTTTAGCGAGTTTCCTTTCCAACCGTGATACCAATCTACAATACAATATAAATTCTTCAATCTAAAACATCAATGATACATATTTCcaatttccataaaaataacaaattgaaAATAATCACATTGCCACGTTGATTTCTACAAACACACGTACTGtcataccaaacatacactacaATCTAAATTCTTcatctaaaaatattaattatagtaTTCTACTTATATTCAATTTCCACAACTACCTTCAAGTCTAATTCAATTGGTCAAACTCCTTATCCAACAGCAACTTAATACCTTCAAGTGTAATTCATGAGTTAACCATAAGGTTTGTATCATAAGCCAATTTGATAATTCCCACCAAATATTTTCATTAGTACTTAGGGAtaataaataagtttaaataaattatttcatatgaaaataaaaaaagttactcttataccaaaaaaatatattttataagcaTATATCTAAATGTACTTCAAAGTATTTTGAGTGATTATTACTCTTTTACAGTATATTACTTGTGTAGGAGgagaaaatattttgataaattataaagttaaagaaaagttcatattttaatttctttggtAACAGTGTGCACATGGCTTCCTTTATTCCCTAAGCAGCCACATTATATGATATGGtcaatttttcaacatttggTAAATACTTGTGATGATGGCTCACCAAACCAACCTTTTTATACAACATTACAACCTGTTCAACCTAATACGACAACATTAAATTATCCAAATTATTTATCcatataataaaacaaaaaacaactaTATAACAATTTTGACCTTTGAAACAACTAGTCTTGGGCAAAGTGGTCAATTCCAACTTGACTTCATTATAAACATAGTATTATAGTCCCCACTCATGccaataaattatatatttttttttcttagtttatgaaacaaaagaaggaagcatgaaagaaagaacaaaaaaagtttaagttagataaattcaaaaaaagtcatatttatgGTACTAAGGAGAGttacattattttattactATATAAGAAGCACGAATGCACATATAAACAAACATTGACATGTTCATTTGAAACAGTCAAATTTGAACACAAATTCTTACATTGAAGCTATATAAGAAAGAGTCTTTAATTCATAAACTCATTCATTGTTTATCCAAAAACTCATTCATTGTCCTCTCATTGTCAAAATTTTCTAGCAAATTTCCAATATTTACATAACTTAAAGTGAGAAAAATTATGGGTCTTATTGGAAAAAGTTTCACTTCTAAATTGAAAAACATGACATCACTTGCAATTTCTAGGATTGCTATCTTGAAGAATCATCGCAAAGCTAGAGCTTCTTATGCATTCTCTGATGTTTCTCAACTCCTGAATCTTGGTTACCATGATCAAGCTCTTGTTAGGGTAAGCTCACCAACATATGTTTTTTACAtattcctcttcttcttcttcttcttggtaAATCACATTTCTCTTTTGTTAAAACAagcattaattaatttgaatatatgtattaattatttatcaATAGGTGGAGCAGTGGATTGTAGAGCAAAACATGTTGGATGCATTTGTCATGATAGAAGATTATTGTAATGTCCTAAGAGAAAGAGCTCAAGTACTTGAAAATCACAAGTTAGTTTTTCTAATCTCTTCTTTTCTTTAATTGTGGGGTTAATCTTAGACAAACCACCAAATGACCAAAACAATTGTGGTGATGAATTGTTTAAGGAAGATACAATTCACCCTCAAATTTTCTAAAAGATCACATATACTTCGAAAATTATGTAGCATCGATATTGCAATTTCAAATTGAAAGTATGTCAGGTGTTAGACGCTTGTTAGTGTCTGATACTGCACGACGCCAACACATgtaattacattcaattattttaatttttacaaaatattacTGGTGTTGACGTGTCAATACTATCGATGTCTCATGGTTTTTGGAAATGTACTTCTGGATGACATAAACTTGGTTGAAAGCACTTTCAAACAACTCGAAATTTGAGCTTTTTTTAAGATGTGTACATGTTTGAGTGGAGAAAGTTTGTCCTATCTTTTAATGGCACATACATTGTTTTACTATCctaatttactaatttagttaCTTCAAAAATTTGTTTCTGTAGGGAATGTCCATTTGATCTCAAGGAAGCAACATGCAGCCTTATCTTTGCATCATCAAGGTGTGGAGAATTTCCAGAGTTGCACAAGATACAAGAGATTTTGACTTCAAAATTTGGTAAAGAATTTGCAGATCATGCTATTAGATTGCATAAAACTAATGGAGTGAACTCTGAGGTATATAAATCTTATGAgaccttgttttatttcaagAGTTCAATTAACTATCCCAAaatattctaataattttttctttgatttaatTATGTAGATGATACAAAAGCTTTCATCAAGACACCCCACATTGGAAATCAAAATGGAAGCTCTGAAGAAAATTTCCTCAGAAATTGGAGTTACTTTGCCTATTAAGAAGAACCCTACATTGATAAATAAGGTAATAAAATCATGTCTAAATGAGAAATGAAAACACTTAAATGAAAAcacttaattaagcacttatagcACAAGTGCTTGGTataaagtcaaattattttcatatcgATTATAagactattttcataagttatcctTGAGAGTTTATGggaataagctgaaaacaacttatgaacataTCATAAGATGTTTACATATAAGTTGTAAGTTGTTTCAATAAGCTATtatggagagcttatgaaaataagctgaaaacaacctATATAAGGACGCTTGTGAACATGTCAGAAGcagttttcataagctctcacAAATAGCCGTACAGGACTTAtatcagtagataagctcaaataagttaatCTAAACATACTAAACTTTGATGTGACATATTCCATAGTGAAACATGTTCTCATGTATTATTTATGTATACTATTGCAGGACAAATTGAATGTTGACCAAAGACAACATGAAGTAGAAACCAAAAATTGTAGTAGTGTTAATGATGCTAAGCATGAAGAAGATAACCAACATGATCCTAATCAAAATATGATTGAAGAAGAAACCAAATATTGTAGTAGTGTTAATGATGCTAAGCATGAAGAAGAGAATCAACATGATGATGATCAAAATGTAATTAAGGATAATTATCTATTTGATGTGAATGAGGAAAGGAGGAGGAACAAAtatgctgctgctgctgttcAACAAGCTTTGGAATTAGCATCTTTTGAGATTAGTAAATACTCAAATCATAAGCAAAAGGATATAGTGATTTCAAAAAGAAACTATAGAATTGATATTAAAGAAGAATCACAAATAAGTCAAAATCCAAGAGATGAAATGAAGCCAACACCAAAGAATGCAACAAATTTAGTTTCCAAAGAAAATGTGGAGGAAAATGCAAATAGAGAAAATGATAATAATGATCACAAAAGTGAGTCTAATGCAGCTAGAGAAAATGAAGATTTGAGTGAAGAAAAAGCACACCCTTCTTCACATGCTATTAGATGGAATAATCAACAAAGGTCTCAAACTAATCATTCTGTAAGAACATACTTTCCAAAGAAAATGAATACACATCATGAACATTTGGATTGGAAGATGATGTCAGTGAGGACCAGATGAGCACACCAATAAACCAGTGATTTAAAAATCGGACCGAACCAAGAAACGGCCAATTTGTGGATTGGTTTGATCTCTGATTGTACCTTAGTCTGGTTGAACTACTATTTGTTCAACAAGttcttattttttcatttatttatgtgtttgttATCTGGTTTAACAATGGTGAACTCAAACCAATTAAACTATAACTGAAATTTTTCACCATTCGGTgtggtttttaaaacattgcaaTGACAACTAAACAAAACAGATATAAGAAATAACATTATTGCATCAATTGTCAACATTCAAGCTGAGTTTTGTGCCATGATGGGCGGTTTTTCAGTCCATAGCTCCAATTCTTGCAAACTCATTGGCAAGCTCTTTCATCAGACAACGTAAAGCATCCGTAAAATGCTCCGGGCAACTTTTATGAGTCTGACGATCATATTTCCAACCCTCACTTTTGACCAAAGAACACACTTCAACACCTTCCAAGTATGCCTTGCATTCGCTTAGAATATCATGAGCTCGGTTGAGGAAATGTCCCACTACAAAATTCTCAAAattctgaaaccaaaaataacaAACAGTTAAATTTCATTATGAGTATCAATCACTCTTTGGCAGAAGATCATTTCATTATGCTCTACTGTATTCTTGAGATATGGTTTTAGTTGTATTAATTATGGTACGTACGCGTAACTTATTTCAAGTATTTTAATGATAAGCATATAACTTTAAAGGGCGTATTGTGCAGTAAGTATACTAATAATGGTTTCTAAAACACCCAAGCACTACAAATGAACATGGCAGAAAAACTTgctagttattattattatatatataaaaaaattgaaccaagAATAGAATCAAACCTTTAGAGGCCTTCTAATCACATGTATCATTGTCCGCAGTGAATCAAGGAATACATTCTGGTTGTAAGTCCGGGTCATATCTTTTAATGATTCTGAACGTCTACGGAATCCACGATAGCCATCATATGGTACAATATTAAGGCAAGGATCTGTAGTCAATACTAGACCTTGTATGGAGACTAGAACCTGTAGAATTGTTGAGCGTGGACGCCAACGCTCATTCTTCGTGCCATTCCAAGTGGTAAGTAGACTAAggcaaaattggccaaaacgtCCGATATTTCGATTCAACTTAGAAGAAGCACATGGATTGTGGAGCAGCACTTGCTACCATGAAAAATATAGAGTTAGtaacatttaaaattaaaagagagTGACGACAAGATAGATGAGGCACATACTGGTGGTCGATTGGGAAAGTCATAAGGTAAGCAAATATCTAAAAAGAAAAGACCATTGTGGTAAGGAGTCCCTTCTGCTCCAATAATGACAGCCCTCATGAGTTCCATCCTTGATTCATAAACTCGAACAAACATTGAATCTGATGCGGATAAAAGAAATtgattactactactactactactactacatgAAAAATATAACAAGCTAAGCTAGTAGTGAAGAAACTCACTCACCTGGCATACTGTTGTTCAAAATATTCCACTCTTTCTGGATTCTTTTAGCCCAATTCTTTTGATGCTGTGTGTTTAATTAGGATTAGGacatttcattattattgtaaataaaaCTCATATTATAATAagtcaatcaatcaatcaatcaaaaagCCAAATGTTATTACTTACCTCATTCAATAAGTATTTGGTACTAAGAAATGCATGGTCTGAAGGGGGATCGCCACTGACAATATCGAATTGCTTAAAACTTGAAAATTTGTTGAGAATTTCATCTTTGAAATTTGCTGCATGGTTTGAACTTTGATTAACTACTTTTTCACCAATTATGactacatcatcatcatcatcatcgttaGAGTCGTCGTCAACGTCAATAATCACATCATCATCGTTGCACAAAATGGTcttcctcttattaataattttCCTGGGTGGTTTTTCACCGATTATAActaaatcatcatcatcatcatcatcatcatcatcatcggaAATGTCAATCACAACACGAAACTTGTCCTACAAACAAAAGTAGCACAATACAGAAATGTTAGTAGAGATTGGGATTTCAAAACATTAAATTTGGACCTGTCTGTGGGTGAGAAAACTGGGCCATGGGCCAAACTTTtgttttcatgattttttcaaaagaatttTACTTTTCGCACCCCTTGATATTCACATACTGCCCCTCTCGCTACCTGTATTGCAAGTGTGTAAAATGACAAAAACTTATAAAACACCGTTCGTAAACTTTTATGAGAAATCATGGTCTCATAAAATTTTAAGGCCGTGAAAAATAAGAGCATATTATTTACTCAAAATAGattgatattattttaatgGAAACAATAGTCAAAATAGATTGATATTATTTACTCGAAAAATAATAGGCGCGCTTGCCTAAAACGACCTAAGGTTGCCTCCCTTTGTGTTCTTCTCCTCATTTACATTATAAAATAGTTAAATCACGCAGTaggaaaaataagaaagaaatttagaaaatatatgaTCTCTTGGACAAAAGTACAattttctttaagaaaaatCTCATGTACCGAGACATAACATTTAAAgctttgtaaaagaaaaaaagatttaataactTCTtggaaaaagagaataaaaaggGTAGTTTAGGAAGATCAACAATAATTATACATTGATATCGTAAAACAACTTACattttggtacaattttttttccaaagtgacttatattttggaacagaGGAGTAATAGAGAAAACAGCATTAATGTTTCATTGATATTGTTAGTTTCTTTAAGCAATTTGCAGTGAACTAAATAGATTCTTTGCTGTGAATGATCATTTTCACATTTGTAGTGATGGTATAATTAAATCTCATCACTGTTAGCCAAGTGTGTATGGATAGTATTCTTCATAAACCAAGTAACCAAGTATTTACAATGTAtaaatagaataataaaaatcacttccATAAACCATATATGTAACAATAATCTTAACAATAATCAGTAAAAATTGGCTAGCATTACATTATCAAAGGTCCAATTTTGGAACTACAAATTTGAGTGGAAATTTCCACACCCCTCAGTATCACTTCAGACGGAAAAAACATGAATTTTGCACTGTACTTCTGTGCGAAGTATGTCGTATGAAGAGGAAATTCTTCAAAAGGCGGCTGCAGAGGATCAAATTCGCTCTCCTTGAGACCTGCAAAACTCTCAAGACCATGCTTCAATGTGAAATTTACCACACTTTTCTAATGCTTGAATCCACCTAACTGCATCTTCCCTTGAAACCTCATTTTCTTTAGATACAATCTCCTCAAAAGCTGATGTTACATCTGTAGGCATTTTGGTAGAAGAACCTGCTATATAAACAGCAGCTCCTTCGGCTAATAGGTTCCAGATCCTTCCACTATGTTCCTTCATCTTATGCTGAACATAAACCTTCTCAGGCTGGTCTCTAGAGAAAGCAACATAAAAACCTCCACCCTTTGCTTCTGAAAGCACGCCATTGTTCTGTGAATGATTCAACCAAAAGTCTTTGTATAAAAAGTCACCATCTTCATTCCAACAGCCAAAGAAGAACATAATTGGAGCGGTGGAATTAGTTTTACTTTGCATTGCCCTTTCCTCAATAAATCCCCGAAAAGGTGCACATCCTGTCCCCGGTCCAACAAGTATGAGGGGAAGTGATGGTGATGGTGTGGGAAGCAAACCTTTTTGGAACCAGGCAGGAATACTGACGGCTGCGTAAAACAAGACACGTCAACAAATTACTTTACTAAGTACCTGttgttaaaacttttttttttaaaataaagaaaaaatcactagaattaaaaaaaaaaaaaattcattacaGCTGACAAGCACAAAATAGCTTctgtttttcttaaaaatctttaaattattgaatatcaaaatcactttttataATATGTAACAAGCGGGCCTTAAAATAAACTGCAACAATTGGCTATTTTTTTGTACATACCATCACGGGGATCTAATGCGGCTAGCCATGAGGAGCATAGTCCTTTCTTTTTCCTCTTGTAAGGTGTTGTCCAGGACACCACACTCACAGTCAAGTGTATTTGATCGGGGTGAGCTGATTGCGAAGAAGATATGGAGAATGCTCTTGTTTTCAGCATAGGAACCAATTGGATTAGCCACTCAAGTGGCATATGTACAGAAGGAAAATCCTCGAGCACCTTTTACCACAAAAGAATAGAataaatatatgcataaaattgatttaatgAAACAAACAAGAAAGTAAAAGCATATAATCAAAGActatataaacaaataatagTCTATTTAAGCAAATTACTCTAATTACAACTTTGAAATATATCAGGAGTATTTTCTACAAAATATGAAGTTGGTTAACATTAGTAAGGAAAGAGTCCAAATTCAGTTAGATAAAGACTTCAATGCATAAAAATGAATTGACTATAAGCAAAAAAGAAGTAAAGTGTACAAATCATTGACCTCACCTCAAGCACAGTTCTCCTCTCCTTCTGGTTGTATTGGTACAGGTCATCTCTTCCTTCCGGCGAAGCAAAATACTGAAGCCTTTCCTTCTCATGTTCAGCTGTTGCAAAAAAGCTCATAACCTGATACATCAAATTGTTGCTAGGTTAGCATTTAATGAGGAAGTAACAAGAAGATTAAAAGCATCATGCACAAGCATGAAAGGAGTCCAATTTTCTAGAATGAGGATAGCTACAATGGGTTTTTCATAAATTAACACCAAAGTCCATAAACatgaataatacatttataattGATTTCACAATGTTACCAACTCAGGCAATTTATATATTAACTAATTAAATCATCTAATGCAAATTGCAAATTAAAAAGAACAGTAGAATATATAATACGAGAAATAGagaaaatcatttattttttttaaaaaaagagaaaatattaaattccATTATGTAATTATCTTCtaaaatgacaaaataaaaggAAAGTAAAACATACAGCATCTTGCCTCAAAGAAATACCGCCGTGGGGAAGCAGAAGCTACATCCATAGTCAATTCTAcaaaagttcttaattttacAGGTATTCTAGAGCCATCTGCATTGTGGTCATCCATTTCTCTAGGACTAACCTGAAATTTAGGGGAATTCTTAATAGAAAAGATCGCAAACACTTCCATCAAACAATAATATgaatctaataaaaaaatgtcaatggTGTTGAAGGCATGTATGTACAATAAAACTCAAAAGTTCAAACACAAAATTAGGAAAAGCTACTATTTATTCAGGTATAAACCAGAATTATACAAGGAGTTCTCTCCTTCAAATACTGTAGCAAAAATTAAAGCACCCACACAAACACTAAGCACGACACTAGTAATAGTTTAAGAAAATGGAAGTGATTGAATGCAACCATGTGTCGTGTAGGGCAATAGATATGCCTTCAATACGAAGTGTCTGTTCTACATAGAACAGAAGAAAACACCCCCATAATTGCTCGAAGTGCCTATATCTATAACCACACCAAATACATAACTGTTGTACAGCAAATAATAACTAATCAGGCCTTGCTAGAGTGTGTCTGCCACCAGCAACTTCATGATTCTACTACTCTGCTGAAGAAAATTACTCTGGGAGAACATGGCTTCTAAAACATTGCAAGCACTGAGTAATGGCAGAAACATCAAAAGGcttgtttcttttatttctaAATCACATTAAGAAGAGTTTTTTTAGTTGATTAAATGtgtgaaaaaatatttgaagaataCATTTATCTGTGGGGTTATAGGGTTTTCAACGCTGAAGAGGGTCAACGAACCACATTAATGTTAACTGTTGAAGTTATAGGTTTAGTCCTTAAAGTATAATTATATTGATACGATGTGAACTAACCCTTACTTATTCTAATATATGCGAATCCTAATACTATGCAAATACTGAAACTAATCACGATAATCACCAGACTCCTAATCCTAATAAAATAAGGGAAGAAATCatgaaatataagcaaatatgaAAACTAATCCTTAggattaatataaaattttatatgttaagatcaagatatttttaatataatcaaACATTAACTAATCTTAAAAGACTTACACTGATGAACGAATCAGGATCCAAATTACAACGTCGTATGAAAGCATCAACTGCAGCGGAATCTTGACCAGGGAGAATTTCAAGAACATCACCAGTGTCATACTCAATAGCCTAAGGAACCCAAAATGCATACATTAATTCAAAGAACAAAGATGATGCAAGTAAAATAGAATCCAAATCACGGTATTTGATTCAATATACACATCAATGGACAGGTACAATAAGGTTGAAGACAAAGGATAGCTTACATGtgaaacaaattcaaattcaaaatgacGAACATCTTTTCCAAAGTTTGGTCTGGTCAGACGAAGATTATTCGCCTGCATGATCAGCATGAAATAAAGAATAAGACATTTGATCACTGCTACCAAGACGTAACTGTCTGTCAGCAGAAAAACTACCAAAGATAAAGTGTTTTATCCAGTACCATCTTAAGAAAGCAGTCAGGATGCCCACTTCTGCCGGAAGATGAATTTCCAGGATGCATTGAACGAGCACTCTCAAGAATATCAAGACTCGTTAAATCTGAAAGAATCATATGTTAATCTAGTCAAATATAAAGAGCAACTAAAATGTTAAAATCAATAATGAGGGTACAAATGTGCAGGgcaaaattaaaacataacaCAACCACAGCgaactaaaaaagaaaacaactaGAGAAGGTGTTATGCTCAAATATGACAAAAATCAAGCTTTGGAATTTAAGCATCAATAATTGGAAAGAATGTACTAAAAGTAATTCAAGTACACATCGCACAGCCAAAAACTTGCCATGGACTCTAGAAAATGTCTGTGATGAAATAATGAATGCAACAGGGTCGACAAATTTTGTCCTAGCTAATACTTCAGTATGCATCGGATAAGTCATCCGGGTGGTAAATTGTAGACAACAAAAGAAACATACATAAATAGACTGTTAGATGTCACAATAATTGCTAATAAAACCTGGTAAGCCAAACAAGAATTTTATCGAGTTTGTAATACCTGAGGCAGTAGAAAAGTGTGGCTCAATAGTTTCAGTATTGTGATATGTGATTTGGACTTTAGGTTGGTCAAGCAACACTGTATCTTGAATCAAAACATCTGGACCATTTGGTAAGAATTCTGGTTTGATTGTGCTTAACATTCTCCATAGGGAAGACATCCAAGGATCAAGAGTACCTTCATAGCTACAAAAACATCATAATATCTTTAGTTAATAAAAGCATCTGGACCATTTGGCAAGAATTCAGGTTTGATTGTGCTTAACATTACAATATGCAACTAAGacgaaaatattaaattttgattaaaaataagttaataaaagTACATTAGTTAAAAAATACTAACTACAAAAAACAAGGTACTAATTGTGTATAACCGAGTTCTCCATATATCAAGTAGTAACAAGATATATTACAAAATTCCTATGGGTAGGATAGATTCATATCACCAAAGGAAGTATTTATCAAATAACAGAATAGACGTATTCACACACTTGAATGGATACCAACTACTGAAAACAAGAATATTCAAACTCAAGGACAAGGAGTACATTCTGGATAAATCAATAATCCAATTCCATCAAACCTTTTCATATTCCACAAGCACAAAGGTATGTGTATTTTACTAAATCAAACAGAAAGTCTTAATTGACAGCATAAAACATAATCATACCCTGAAGGGTGCTGATCATCTCCCAAGCCTCTTTCTAGAATAGTTGTTCCTCCAAGGCCCATTAATCTGTTGTCCAGCTTCTTTGCAACAAACTGTCACAGTTCAAAAGTTAGGTTTAATTCAAAACATGAAAATAAAGCAAATAAACATATGTGCAATacaataaaatttgaattcattGAATTTTTAAGTTATGTTCATTGTCAAAATATCATTCGGTGCCTATTTAGCTCACAGCAATTCAGCATCAAGAAGTACTTAAATAAGCAATATAAGACTTGAAAAAGTACTGCAATACTCAATCTAACTAAATGAAACACACAAgactttttaaatacaaaagTCACAAGTCAATAAATATGATTACATTGTACTTCTGATAACCAGAATCACCCAAACCGAAAACGGCGTAATGAACCCCTTTCAGCCAATGTTGGCTTAGGTGTCTCTGAAGAAGAAACCTCCAAAAGACCTGGAACCACAAACAAAGAATCAGAAAATCTATGGATGAAAAACAACCTCAAATAATGCAATGAAAAGCagtaaaaaatgtaaataaaaaaagggTTAAATGTGTTTAGTCTCTATAGTtatctcaaattttatatttagtcATGTACCAATTTTTCAGTCTCTAATCTATAATTACAAACTGCATGCTGTTAGTTAAGATATAGTTTTGTAATTTGTATGAACTAAATATGTGTTTGGGACActataaaaatgtaatttttataggactaaacatatttaaccctaaac
This genomic interval from Trifolium pratense cultivar HEN17-A07 linkage group LG6, ARS_RC_1.1, whole genome shotgun sequence contains the following:
- the LOC123890741 gene encoding NADPH-dependent diflavin oxidoreductase 1 isoform X1, translating into MQHRHKLLILYATETGNALDAAERLAREAERRACPINILSLHQYDPSLLPQEEAVIFVVSTTGQGDTPDAMKVFWRFLLQRHLSQHWLKGVHYAVFGLGDSGYQKYNFVAKKLDNRLMGLGGTTILERGLGDDQHPSGYEGTLDPWMSSLWRMLSTIKPEFLPNGPDVLIQDTVLLDQPKVQITYHNTETIEPHFSTASDLTSLDILESARSMHPGNSSSGRSGHPDCFLKMANNLRLTRPNFGKDVRHFEFEFVSHAIEYDTGDVLEILPGQDSAAVDAFIRRCNLDPDSFISVSPREMDDHNADGSRIPVKLRTFVELTMDVASASPRRYFFEVMSFFATAEHEKERLQYFASPEGRDDLYQYNQKERRTVLEVLEDFPSVHMPLEWLIQLVPMLKTRAFSISSSQSAHPDQIHLTVSVVSWTTPYKRKKKGLCSSWLAALDPRDAVSIPAWFQKGLLPTPSPSLPLILVGPGTGCAPFRGFIEERAMQSKTNSTAPIMFFFGCWNEDGDFLYKDFWLNHSQNNGVLSEAKGGGFYVAFSRDQPEKVYVQHKMKEHSGRIWNLLAEGAAVYIAGSSTKMPTDVTSAFEEIVSKENEVSREDAVRWIQALEKCGKFHIEAWS
- the LOC123890741 gene encoding NADPH-dependent diflavin oxidoreductase 1 isoform X2, yielding MSFFATAEHEKERLQYFASPEGRDDLYQYNQKERRTVLEVLEDFPSVHMPLEWLIQLVPMLKTRAFSISSSQSAHPDQIHLTVSVVSWTTPYKRKKKGLCSSWLAALDPRDAVSIPAWFQKGLLPTPSPSLPLILVGPGTGCAPFRGFIEERAMQSKTNSTAPIMFFFGCWNEDGDFLYKDFWLNHSQNNGVLSEAKGGGFYVAFSRDQPEKVYVQHKMKEHSGRIWNLLAEGAAVYIAGSSTKMPTDVTSAFEEIVSKENEVSREDAVRWIQALEKCGKFHIEAWS
- the LOC123890740 gene encoding uncharacterized protein LOC123890740 is translated as MGLIGKSFTSKLKNMTSLAISRIAILKNHRKARASYAFSDVSQLLNLGYHDQALVRVEQWIVEQNMLDAFVMIEDYCNVLRERAQVLENHKECPFDLKEATCSLIFASSRCGEFPELHKIQEILTSKFGKEFADHAIRLHKTNGVNSEMIQKLSSRHPTLEIKMEALKKISSEIGVTLPIKKNPTLINKDKLNVDQRQHEVETKNCSSVNDAKHEEDNQHDPNQNMIEEETKYCSSVNDAKHEEENQHDDDQNVIKDNYLFDVNEERRRNKYAAAAVQQALELASFEISKYSNHKQKDIVISKRNYRIDIKEESQISQNPRDEMKPTPKNATNLVSKENVEENANRENDNNDHKSESNAARENEDLSEEKAHPSSHAIRWNNQQRSQTNHSVRTYFPKKMNTHHEHLDWKMMSVRTR
- the LOC123892168 gene encoding putative ubiquitin-conjugating enzyme E2 38 → MISHKSLRTVFYKFLSFYTLAIQVARGADKFRVVIDISDDDDDDDDDDDLVIIGEKPPRKIINKRKTILCNDDDVIIDVDDDSNDDDDDDVVIIGEKVVNQSSNHAANFKDEILNKFSSFKQFDIVSGDPPSDHAFLSTKYLLNEHQKNWAKRIQKEWNILNNSMPDSMFVRVYESRMELMRAVIIGAEGTPYHNGLFFLDICLPYDFPNRPPQVLLHNPCASSKLNRNIGRFGQFCLSLLTTWNGTKNERWRPRSTILQVLVSIQGLVLTTDPCLNIVPYDGYRGFRRRSESLKDMTRTYNQNVFLDSLRTMIHVIRRPLKNFENFVVGHFLNRAHDILSECKAYLEGVEVCSLVKSEGWKYDRQTHKSCPEHFTDALRCLMKELANEFARIGAMD